The DNA region CAGGTATAGAGAGTATTCGGCGTACACTATTTTTATTTTTGCCGCTAAACGCGCAATATTTACAGGTATTTATGCATTTGCTCGACAAATAAAGCGGTGCGAAAGTAACGATTCTGTTATCATAAACTTTAAGTTTAATTTCAATAGCCGCCTTTTTCATTTCGTCAAGCGATTCTTTGTCTTCGACGTTTAAGAGAGCGGCGGTTTCTTCGGGCAGAAGCGTTTCAAGCGATTTGGATTTAGCGATTATTTCGCGGACAAAATTTTTGTCGGGGTTCGCTTGGCTTTTCAGCGATTTTTCAATTAAATTTTCATCGATAAAATCGCTTCCGTCTCTATTAATATATTTATCAATTTGACTTTGTATAATTCGGCTGTCGGTCCATTCTTTTACGCGGTTATTCACGAAAACTCCTTTCTTATCGCCGTATTTGTTCGGATATTTCAGCAAAATACTATTTTTGCCGAGATTAAAAATATAAAAAATTTGAGAAAAAACTTGAAATTACACATATAACAACGTATTTTATCTGAAATAAGCGGAGGAAGTTTTTGCAAAAATTCTTATTTTTAATTACAATTTTAATTTTTATTTTTGGCTGCGCTTCGCCAAGATATGATTATTTAAATAACGCAGACGGTAAAAAGACTGCGGCGCCTAAAACAAACGAGAACGGTGCGGGAAATAAGATTTCCGTATCAAACAACGATATGCGCGGCGAGGCGTCGTGGTATGGTCCGGGGTATCATGGAAAAACTACCGCAAACGGTGAAAAATTTAACCAAAACGCTATGACGGCCGCTCATAAAACGCTTCCTTTTAATACTCGTGTGAAAGTTACGGATTTGGATACGAAAAAATCGGTGATTGTGCGGATTAACGATAGAGGTCCCTATGCGAAAGGGCGAATTATCGATTTATCCCAAAAAGCCGCCGAAAAACTCGGAATGAAAGGGAAAGGACACGCTCAAGTAAAATTGGAAATAGTACGATGAGAACTCTCAAACCTAAAGCGTATTTTAGAACTGTCGGCGGGATTTTTAAAAATTTTTTTGCCGCAGAGTCGATTTTCCCGTTTTATGCGTCGCTGAAACTCACCGCTAAATGTAATTTCGGATGTCCGTTTTGTAATATACATACGCATTCGCAAGAAGATTTATCGACAGATGAAATTATAAAAATTTTGGATAATTTATCAAATTCGCCCGTTTTGATGACTTCGTTTGAAGGGGGAGAGCCGCTTTTAAGGCGGGATG from Chitinispirillales bacterium includes:
- a CDS encoding septal ring lytic transglycosylase RlpA family protein, which produces MQKFLFLITILIFIFGCASPRYDYLNNADGKKTAAPKTNENGAGNKISVSNNDMRGEASWYGPGYHGKTTANGEKFNQNAMTAAHKTLPFNTRVKVTDLDTKKSVIVRINDRGPYAKGRIIDLSQKAAEKLGMKGKGHAQVKLEIVR